In the genome of Methanobrevibacter arboriphilus JCM 13429 = DSM 1125, the window GAATTCTTAAAGAAAATTTAAATAAACAATGAAAAAATTAAATTAGAATTAGATAGATTAAAAATTAAATAAAATTAAATAAAATTAGATGAAAATTAAATTAGAATTAGATAGATTAAAAATTAAATAAAATTAAATAAAATTAGATGAAAATTAAATTAGAATTAGATAGATTAAAAATTAAATAAAATTAAATAAAATTAGATGAAATTAGATAAAATCTAAATAAAAGTCAATAAAAAACAAAAATTAAATAAAAAGATTTTATATAATTAAAAGAGAGTTTATAAAAATATAAAGGTTAAAAATATGTCAAAACTATTTATTGTTGGAATAGGCCCTGGTTCTAAAGATTATCTAACTGAAAAAGCAAAAAATGTTGTTAAAAATGCTGATATTACTATTGGAAGTTGGAGAGCTATTAATATTTTTGATGATATTGGTGAAGTTATAGGTTTAGATGTTAAAGATCTTCAGGAAAAGTTAGAAAATGCTGTAGATTTAGCTAAGAATGGAAAAAAAGTTTGTGTACTTTCAACAGGAGACCCTGGTTTCTCAGGAGTTTTAAAAACTATAAAAAAAATAGCTGAGAATAAAAACTTTGATCAGAATAGTATAGAAGTAATACCTGGAATTAGTTCACTACAATTAGCAGCAGCTAAAAATAGAATATCTTGGGATGAGGCGAATATAATGACATTTCACGGTAGAGAAAACATTTCAGATATTTTAAATGTTATTGATAATGGACTTCCTACAATTGCACTACCATCAAAAAGTGTTAAAGATATGGTTAAGTTTTTACTTGATAATGGAATAGATGAAAATAGAAAAGTAACAATATGTGAAAAACTTAGTTATCCTGAAGAAAAAGTTATTACAACAAGTTTAAAAGAAGTTTTAGATAGTAATTTTAGTTATATGTGTGTTATGATAATATATTAGCATTTAAAAATAATAAAAAAAAATTAAAGATAGAAAAATATAAAATTAATAATAAAAACCTATAAAATTAAAGATAAAAAATTATAAAAATAAAATTAGTAATACTTTATAAAAATAAATTATATAAAAATAAAATTTTATAAAAATATTTATTATAATAAAAATATCCTTAATAAAAATTATATTATTATAAAAATATAATGAAAATATAATAAAAATATAATAAAAATATAATAAAAATATAATTAAATAGAAACAATAATCTTATTCCATAAATATAGCTGGTTTATACGGCATTGCATTTTTAGCCTTGTTTTGTGGATCATAGCTATCATCAGTATGAATAATTACTTCAGCATCTACTTCTTCAGATATGAAGTCTAAAGCATCGGACAATACATCATACTCATCTATTTTTCCTATATATCTTGTTTTTGTAATTTCACGACCAACTTTTTTAGCAACATCAGCTATTTCTTTTTTATTATCGTGAATGTTTTCACCTATAGCTTTACCCATAATTTGGCCAATATCTGGTTTTCCAACATCTGCAGCTATCCTATATAATAACCATTTCCAATCAGGAGCTAAATAAACATGAATCTTTTTAGGAACAACATCAACGATCTTTTTAATTTCATTTATATCTTTTACAATTGACTGAACCATTTCTTCAGATTTTTCTATTACTTCACTTGGGATACAGCTATCTGCTTGGAGGTTTAAAGTTGGAGTGCACTTCATTGGGAAGTATTGATATTTAATAGGCCATTCAGCTTCAGATACAAAACCTTCACCACCATATTTACTCCATAATTCTTCAGAACTGTGTGGTGTAAATGGTGCAAGAATTCTAATCCAAGACTCTAATATTGAAGATAAAACAAAGATAATTGCCTCATCAGGATCTTCTAATAAATGTTTTGTACGGTACATATAATGATCAACATCTTTTTTAAGAAGGAAGAGAGAATCTTGAAGAGCTTTTCTTGTTTGGAAACCTTCAAGAGCATTAGTTGCATCATTTATCCTTATGAATAGCTGATTCATCATCCATAGGTCTATTTTACGGGTTAAATCAACTCTTTCAATATTACTTAAATTTAAAGGTGATTTTTTAATTGATTCAATTTTTTCTGCAAAATCAAAGAACCAATCAAGTCTTCTTTTTGTACCAACAACCTCTTTTTCTCTCCAATCAAAATCTTGCCATGGTTCAGCTGAAGACATTAAAAACAATCTTACAACATCAGCACCATACTCTTCAATTGCATCACTAAGAAGTATAACATTTCCTTTAGAGGAAGACATTTTGTTACCTTCAAATAAACCCATACCAAATACAACCATTCCTTTTGGCCAATTTTCAGGAGGGAAAATAGCTGCATGATGGAACATATGAAAACTTAAGTGATTACCAACTAGATCCTTAGCTGAAAGTCTCCAATCCAAAGGATACCAATAACTAAATTCATTTTGAATTTCGTTTATAATATCTTCATCAATTTTAAGCTTGAAATCGTCAATATCAGCACCAATACTATCTAATTGACTAGTATTAATCTTATTAGTGCTTATATCATTATCAATATTTATATCATTATCAAAAAATACTTTTTCAAAAAATGCATCATTCAAATCATTAGGATTAATATCTTTCAAATATTTAGCTATTGTATAATAAGACATATAAATTGTAGAATCTGTTAGTGGTTCTATTAACCATTGTTTATCCCAAGGAAGTTTAGTTCCAAGCCCAATTCTTCTAGAACATGCCCAATCTTCTAACCAGCCAATATAGTACTCAAGATTTGATCTAACTTCGTTAGGAATTATGTTTTCATTTCTAAGTAAGTTTCTTGTTTTTTCTTTCCATTCTTCATCAGAATATTTAAGGAACCATTGATTATCCATTATTTTAACTACACATTTTGTACCACATCTACATATTACAGGATGTTCTGCAAAATCATACATTATAGTAGCTTGATTTTTAGAAATCATATCCTTTTTAATGTTTTCACGAGCTATTGAAACACGTTCACCCGAATAAATAGGAATGTGATCACTAATGATTCCTTTAGAGTGTTCAACTTTATATAATTCATTGGTAGCTTCTTCTAATTTAGGATCTTCCTGAGTTTTAACATTTAATCTTTCAATCACATCACGAGCTGGAATTTCACTGTATTTTTTAAGAGTTACAACATTTAATGGCTCTATTTTATTTACTATATTTTCTAACCCATATTCTTCTAAAAGTTCATTATTATTTTTTAAATCTTGAAGTGCAATATAATCTGCAGGAGCATGACCTGGAACAGAAAATACAGAACCACTACCATATTCAGGATCAACAAAACTAGCAGGTAATAAAGGATGAGGCTCTTTAGTCACAGGATTTTCAACATAAGTTCCTATCAATGGTTTTGGGTCAATAGTTCCTATTATTTTTAAATCTTTTATTTGATTAGATATGTTATCATATGCTTCTTTACTAATTATCCATGTTTCCCCATTGGTTCCATCTTTAGAAGCATCACTAATCACTTCGATATATTCAATATCTGGATTTAACCATAGATTTGTAGAACCATAAATAGTCTCTGGTCTAAAAGTAGCTGGAACTAAATATTTAACATTAGAATTACTATTACCATTTCTATTAATTTCATTATTATTTTTACCTAATAGTTTAAATTTAAGAAGAGTTAATTCATTTACTCCAACACCTTCCCCTTCTAAGAGGTCATGATCTCCAACAGGATTATCACAATGAGGACAATATTTAACAGGATGATTTCCCTTCCTTATTAAATCCATTTCTTTTAACTTTCTTATTTGCCATTCAATAAATTTTTTATAGGTAGGATCAGTAGTTCTAAACTCTCTTCTCCAATCTATTGAATAACCCATATCATTCATTACATTATGATATTCAGTACTAAAATATTTTACAATGTATTCAGGATCTTCAAGCTTTGGAATCTCAGTTTTTGGAACTTTATGAACCTTTTCATATAATTCAAGAGTCCAAGGATCTTTATCCTTTATCCTACTAGCAATTCCAATCACAGGAGCTCCGGTAACATGCCAACCCATAGGAAACAACACATTATATCCCTGCATTCTCTTAAATCTTGCATAAACATCTGGAACTGTGTATGTCCTACCATGTCCTATATGCATAGCTCCACTTGGATAAGGATAAGCTACTGTTAAAAATATTTTTTTTCTTTCATCATGATCTGCTTGAAATAGCTTTGATTTTTCCCATTTATCCTGCCATTTCTTTTCCATCTCTTCACTCACTTGATCACCAGTATAATTTGAATTAAATTAAATTAATTAAACTAATTAGACTAATTAAACTAGATTAAATTAAATTAATTGAATTAGATTAAAATATAATTATAAATTATGAATTAGAAAATTATAATTATAACTATAATTTAGAAATTATATAAAAATTATAATAAAAATTGATATCATATATAATTAGTATATTATCATATTAATAAATTTAAATTAAATAATTATGGTTATGATAATAAAATAAATATTACAAATAAAAAAGTAATAAATATCTAAACCAAATTAAAAAATTTTAATCAATCGATTTCATCTTTTATCCATTCTAAATATTTTTCAGCAACATTTAAAACAGGTAATGCTAAAATACAAGGATTATCATAGCTATGAACACTACTTACTAAATCAAATATATTTTCAACATTTTTTTCTAATGTTTTAAGAATGAGAATAGCCTCATTATCATTTTCAAGGTTTCCTTCCCACCAATATGTAGATTTCATGTTAGAAATTACATTAGAACAAGCAGCTAACCTTTCTTTAACCACTAAATCCCCTATTTTTATAGCTTCTTCTTCGTTACTTGTAGTAACATAAATTAGTACCATCATTTTTTCACAACCACAAAAATTATAAAAATTTTTAACGATTAAAACTATTTAAAGTATTAAAATTATTAGAAATATTAAAATTATTTAAATTAATATTAAAATTATTAAAATTATTAAAGATTATTAAATTATTAAAAAAATAATAAATTAAAAATAATATTAAATTCAAAACAATTTCTTTTTTTCAAATGGGCTTGGAGGAAATTGTAACTTGTGTTGATTATTAGTAATCTTATCACGAACTTTATTGATTTCCATATTAGAACTATTCATTTCCTTTAAGATTTCTTCATTAGTTAAATTTTTATCTACTATTAGATAGAGGAGCTGATCCAAAACATCATAAGTTAAACCAATTTCATCTTCATCAGTTTGACCTATCCATAAACCTGCTCTTGGAGGTTTATTTATAATTACATCGGGAATATTCCAGTCCTTAGCTAATTTCCTTAACTGTGTTTTATAAATATCTCCTATTGGTTCAAAATCACAAGCTCCATCACCATATTTTGTAAAATAACCAATCAATAATTCACTTTTATTACCAGTACCAGCTACAAGGCAATTTTTCATGTTTGCAAAATAATATAACATAGACATTCTAATTCTTGCTTTAAGATTACCTTCAGCAGACTTATTTTCAAAAGAATTTGAAACTTCATTATAATTAGTTAAATCAGATGAAGACAAAACAGACAAATCAGACAAATTACTTGAACCAACTAAATCAGCTAAATCTAAAAATTCACTAGTTATTGTATCTATATAAATTTCTTTATAATTAATACCCAATATTTCAGAAACAAGCCTAGCATGTTCAGTGTCTTCTTTTGGAGTGGTTGAACTATATAAATGATAAGAATATATTTTATCTTTACCAATGGCTTCCTTTGAAAGGAAAGCAACAACAGTTGAATCAATTCCACCACTTAAACCGATAATAATTCCATTGGTGCTTGATTTATTAACTATTTCCCTTATAAAATTAACTATTTCCTCTTTAACTACTTCTGAATTGATTTTTGGTAGCATCATATAATCACGAAAAATTTATATTATAGTATATATAACTTATCTTACTATAATATTCACTTAATTTTTATATTAAATTTTTTATAAACTTTATAATTTTATAAATTTTTATTATAAATTTTCAAATAAATTAGTTTTTAAAAATAGTTTTTAAAAATTAAATATTTTTAAAAGTTAAAATAAGAAATAATAAAAAAATAATAAAAATAATAAAAAATAGAAAAGTATTTGGAGGAATAATAATGGGATTTAAAGATTTATTCACATTTAAAGAAGGTCAAACAACATTTATATTTGTAGGAGGAAAAGGAGGAGTAGGAAAAACATCCATATCAGCAGCTACAGCGATTTGGATGGCAAATCAAGGAAAAAAAACATTAGTTGTATCTACTGATCCGGCCCATTCTCTTTCAGACTCACTTGAAGCACCTATAGGTCATTCCCCAACCTTAATTATGCCAAACTTGTATGCAGTTGAAATTGACCCTGAAATAGCTATGGAACAACAACAAGCAGAGCTTGAAAGTAAAAAAAGCTTAGCTAGTGGTGAACAAGCAATGGGATTAGATTTATTAGGTGATCAACTCGACCTTGCATCTTCAGCCCCTGGTGCTGATGAAGCAGCTGCATTTGAAGTTTTCCTTCAAGTAATGACAACTAACGAATATGATGTAGTGGTATTTGACACAGCTCCAACTGGTCACACACTTAGATTCCTTTCATTCCCTGATTTAATGGATTCATGGGTTGGAAAAATGATTAAAGTTAGAACAAAAATTGGTGGTGTAGCTAACACATTTAAAAACTTAATTCCATTTATGGGAGATGATGATGAAAATGATATTCAATCCACAGCTGAGTTAGAAGAAACTAAAAGAAAAATCAATGAAGCTAAAAAAGTAATGTCTGATCCTGAAAGGACAACATTTAAGATGGTTGTAATTCCAGAAGAAATGTCAATATATGAATCTGATAGAGCCATGGAATCATTATCAAAAAATAATATGACTGTTGATGGAGTTGTTGTTAATCAAATTATGCCAGATATTCAAGATTGTGATTTTTGTCAAGCTAGACATAAAATACAACAAAAAAGGCTTGCTTTAATTAGACAAAAGTTTTCACACCAAACAATAGCTGAAATGCCATTATTTAAAGAAGAAGTCAAAGGAATAGAAAAGCTAAAAGAAATGGCAGAAGTTCTTTATGAAGGAAAAACCCCGGAAGATGTAGAAAAAGATGCTATATTACTTTAAATTGAATAATTTTAGTTTAATAAATAAACT includes:
- the leuS gene encoding leucine--tRNA ligase; this translates as MSEEMEKKWQDKWEKSKLFQADHDERKKIFLTVAYPYPSGAMHIGHGRTYTVPDVYARFKRMQGYNVLFPMGWHVTGAPVIGIASRIKDKDPWTLELYEKVHKVPKTEIPKLEDPEYIVKYFSTEYHNVMNDMGYSIDWRREFRTTDPTYKKFIEWQIRKLKEMDLIRKGNHPVKYCPHCDNPVGDHDLLEGEGVGVNELTLLKFKLLGKNNNEINRNGNSNSNVKYLVPATFRPETIYGSTNLWLNPDIEYIEVISDASKDGTNGETWIISKEAYDNISNQIKDLKIIGTIDPKPLIGTYVENPVTKEPHPLLPASFVDPEYGSGSVFSVPGHAPADYIALQDLKNNNELLEEYGLENIVNKIEPLNVVTLKKYSEIPARDVIERLNVKTQEDPKLEEATNELYKVEHSKGIISDHIPIYSGERVSIARENIKKDMISKNQATIMYDFAEHPVICRCGTKCVVKIMDNQWFLKYSDEEWKEKTRNLLRNENIIPNEVRSNLEYYIGWLEDWACSRRIGLGTKLPWDKQWLIEPLTDSTIYMSYYTIAKYLKDINPNDLNDAFFEKVFFDNDINIDNDISTNKINTSQLDSIGADIDDFKLKIDEDIINEIQNEFSYWYPLDWRLSAKDLVGNHLSFHMFHHAAIFPPENWPKGMVVFGMGLFEGNKMSSSKGNVILLSDAIEEYGADVVRLFLMSSAEPWQDFDWREKEVVGTKRRLDWFFDFAEKIESIKKSPLNLSNIERVDLTRKIDLWMMNQLFIRINDATNALEGFQTRKALQDSLFLLKKDVDHYMYRTKHLLEDPDEAIIFVLSSILESWIRILAPFTPHSSEELWSKYGGEGFVSEAEWPIKYQYFPMKCTPTLNLQADSCIPSEVIEKSEEMVQSIVKDINEIKKIVDVVPKKIHVYLAPDWKWLLYRIAADVGKPDIGQIMGKAIGENIHDNKKEIADVAKKVGREITKTRYIGKIDEYDVLSDALDFISEEVDAEVIIHTDDSYDPQNKAKNAMPYKPAIFME
- a CDS encoding ArsA family ATPase, producing the protein MGFKDLFTFKEGQTTFIFVGGKGGVGKTSISAATAIWMANQGKKTLVVSTDPAHSLSDSLEAPIGHSPTLIMPNLYAVEIDPEIAMEQQQAELESKKSLASGEQAMGLDLLGDQLDLASSAPGADEAAAFEVFLQVMTTNEYDVVVFDTAPTGHTLRFLSFPDLMDSWVGKMIKVRTKIGGVANTFKNLIPFMGDDDENDIQSTAELEETKRKINEAKKVMSDPERTTFKMVVIPEEMSIYESDRAMESLSKNNMTVDGVVVNQIMPDIQDCDFCQARHKIQQKRLALIRQKFSHQTIAEMPLFKEEVKGIEKLKEMAEVLYEGKTPEDVEKDAILL
- a CDS encoding cobalt-precorrin-7 (C(5))-methyltransferase; amino-acid sequence: MSKLFIVGIGPGSKDYLTEKAKNVVKNADITIGSWRAINIFDDIGEVIGLDVKDLQEKLENAVDLAKNGKKVCVLSTGDPGFSGVLKTIKKIAENKNFDQNSIEVIPGISSLQLAAAKNRISWDEANIMTFHGRENISDILNVIDNGLPTIALPSKSVKDMVKFLLDNGIDENRKVTICEKLSYPEEKVITTSLKEVLDSNFSYMCVMIIY
- a CDS encoding NAD+ synthase, which codes for MLPKINSEVVKEEIVNFIREIVNKSSTNGIIIGLSGGIDSTVVAFLSKEAIGKDKIYSYHLYSSTTPKEDTEHARLVSEILGINYKEIYIDTITSEFLDLADLVGSSNLSDLSVLSSSDLTNYNEVSNSFENKSAEGNLKARIRMSMLYYFANMKNCLVAGTGNKSELLIGYFTKYGDGACDFEPIGDIYKTQLRKLAKDWNIPDVIINKPPRAGLWIGQTDEDEIGLTYDVLDQLLYLIVDKNLTNEEILKEMNSSNMEINKVRDKITNNQHKLQFPPSPFEKKKLF
- the cutA gene encoding divalent-cation tolerance protein CutA gives rise to the protein MMVLIYVTTSNEEEAIKIGDLVVKERLAACSNVISNMKSTYWWEGNLENDNEAILILKTLEKNVENIFDLVSSVHSYDNPCILALPVLNVAEKYLEWIKDEID